The genomic interval GCGAGCTCGGCGTGAAGCTCGTCGTGGCCAACGGCGAGAATCTGGCCGGAGGAATAGGCCTGACGCCATCCACCGCCGACGAGCTTTTGCTGGCGGGCGTGGATGTTATCACATCGGGCAATCACATCTGGGCGCAGAAAGAAATTTACCCCTTCCTCGACGGCGGCATGCCCATACTGCGCCCTTACAACTATCCGCCAGGTGTGCCGGGAAAAGGATACCTCACACTGGACAGCGTGGCCGTGGTCAATCTTATCGGGCGCACCTTCTTCGTAGGCAACTACGATGACCCCTTTCGCGGAATGGATAAGTTGCTCTCAGAGCTGCCGCATGAGATTAAAACCATCATCGTGGACTTTCACGCCGAAGCCACCTCGGAGAAAATGGCGCTCGGTCGCTACCTTGACGGGCGCGTCAGTGCGGTGCTGGGCACGCACACCCATGTCGGCACCATCGACGCCCAGGTGCTGCCCGGCGGCACGGCCTTCGTCACCGACATTGGCATGACCGGCCCCCTCAATTCCATCATCGGTGACGACAATCAGGTCGTTTTGCAGCGTTTTCTGACCCAGATACCGCAACGCTTGACCGTTGCCAATGAACACCACGTCGTTTTTAACGCCATACTCGTCGATGTGGATGAATCCAGCGGACACGCCGACTCCATCGAACGCCTGCAGCGGGCTATCGACGTATGACGAGCAAGACGGACCTGCACGTTCATACCAACGCCTCGGACGGCAAATACTCCCCGGCGGAGCTGGTAAAACTTGCGGCACAAAGTGGCCTCGGCCTGCTGGCCATCACCGACCACGACACAGTATCGGGCATCGCTCCCGCTCTGGAAGCGGCTAAAGCATTTCCGGATTTGAGAATTATCCCTGGTGCGGAGATAAGCAGCTATGCTCCCGGCAGCGAGGTGCATGTGCTGGGCTATTTTATCGACATCGGCAACTCAGAATTGCTCATACAACTGGCGGCGCTGGGGGACTCGCGCCAGGACCGCGCCAGGGCTATCGTGGAAAAACTGCGCGGGCTGGGGCTGGACATCAATCTGGCGCGAGTGCAGGAGATAGCCGGAGACGGCAGCATCGGGCGTCCGCACATCGCCCAGGCGCTCATGGAGAAGGGTTACGTCTCCTCCTTCCAGGAGGTTTTTACAAAGTACATCGGGCAGGGCGGGCCGGCCTATGTAGAGCGCGCCAAGCTTACGCCGGACGAGGCCGTGGAACTGATAATAAAAAGCGGCGGCCTGCCGGTGCTGGCGCACCCCTCGACTATCAATAATGCAGAAGCAGTCGTCTCACGGCTGGCGGGCAGGGGACTGGTGGGTCTGGAGGCCTATTACAAGGATTACACCGATGAGCAGCGCCGCGACATGGTCAGTCTGGCCTATCGCTATAAGTTGTTAGCCACCGGCGGCAGCGATTTTCACGGTATCGACGAGGCCACCGAAGTCATGCTGGGCGACGCCGGCGTGCCGAGGACCTGCGGTGAAAATCTCATCCGGCTGGCGCGCGAGCGCGGGCTGAAGCTGCCGGCAAAATTCTACTAGAGGTTTTATATGTGGATTAAATTCGTCTTGATGCTGGTAGGGGCTTACCTGCTGGGCTCGATACCCGCGGCCTATCTGGGCGTCAAATGGTTCAAAGGCGTTGATATCCGCAAATTGGGGACGGGCGTAACGGGCTCTTCAAACGTAGCTCGCACCACCTCCAAATGGTTGGCGGTACCCGTGGCATTGTTCGACATGGGCAAGAGCATGCTCGCTTTCTGGCTCGCAGGTCTTATTGGATTGTCCGTGGGGCAGCAAATGGCTGTGGGTTTTATGGCTATAGTCGGCCACGACTGGCCGTTGTTTATCGGTTTCAGGGGCGGCAAGGGCATGATAACCAGTCTTGGCGTCATCTTCATGGCGTCGCCGCTGATGGGGGGCATTATCCTGGCGATAGCCTACCTTCCGGGATTAGTCCGGCAGATGGCGTTGGGGGTTTTCGTGGCACTCCTTTCTCTCCCGTTCTGGAGCTGGTTTGCCGCGAGCTGGCTGGGTATAGAGGATAGGCTGCCCGTTACTATCGGCTTGGCGTTCGTTACGTTGCTGGGATTTACCAAGCGGCTCATAGGTGCGAGAGTTGAACTCAGCCGCGACGTACCCACAGGGGAACTGCTGCTCAACCGCCTGCTGTTCGACCGAGACATCCGCGACCGCAAGGCGTGGATTGACCGCAAACCAGAAAAAACTGCTTAGTGTTCCCTCCCGTAGCTGCACATCTCCTTCAGGCAGCAAACGGAGCATAAGGGCTTCTTGCGGCAAACGTCTTTACCCAGCTTTACGAACAACGCGTGGTATTCGTTAAAAAGCCGCGTGTCCTGTTCCAGATTTGACATAAAAAGCCTCTGGTATGCATCATAGGTGTCTCTTTGCGGCGCGATGCCGATTCGCTCCGCGATTCTCCTGGTATAAGCATCGATGACGAAGGCCGGTTTGCCCGCCGCGTACAGCAGGATGGAATCGGCTGTCTCCGGGCCAATGCCGTGGATGCCGAGCAACTCATTGCGCTTATCATCGAGATTTCCTGAGAAGGCTTTTTCCAAACTATCCTCGTAGTTTCCCAGCCATTCCACCAGCGCCTTGAGCTTTTTGGCCTTGGCATTATAGTAGCCCGAGGAGTGGACATATCCGGCAAGGTCGGATAGCGGAACCTGGCGCAGGGCTTTAGGTGAAAGTGCTCCTGCCTGTTTGAGGCTGTCGATAGCTTTCTCCACGTTATGCC from Dehalococcoidia bacterium carries:
- a CDS encoding TIGR00282 family metallophosphoesterase, translated to MKILAIGDIIGKPGRDAVKAILPGLKRELGVKLVVANGENLAGGIGLTPSTADELLLAGVDVITSGNHIWAQKEIYPFLDGGMPILRPYNYPPGVPGKGYLTLDSVAVVNLIGRTFFVGNYDDPFRGMDKLLSELPHEIKTIIVDFHAEATSEKMALGRYLDGRVSAVLGTHTHVGTIDAQVLPGGTAFVTDIGMTGPLNSIIGDDNQVVLQRFLTQIPQRLTVANEHHVVFNAILVDVDESSGHADSIERLQRAIDV
- a CDS encoding PHP domain-containing protein; its protein translation is MTSKTDLHVHTNASDGKYSPAELVKLAAQSGLGLLAITDHDTVSGIAPALEAAKAFPDLRIIPGAEISSYAPGSEVHVLGYFIDIGNSELLIQLAALGDSRQDRARAIVEKLRGLGLDINLARVQEIAGDGSIGRPHIAQALMEKGYVSSFQEVFTKYIGQGGPAYVERAKLTPDEAVELIIKSGGLPVLAHPSTINNAEAVVSRLAGRGLVGLEAYYKDYTDEQRRDMVSLAYRYKLLATGGSDFHGIDEATEVMLGDAGVPRTCGENLIRLARERGLKLPAKFY
- a CDS encoding endonuclease III domain-containing protein, encoding MDNRKNQTIADIYRKLLACFGPQHWWPGETPFEVMVGAILTQSASWHNVEKAIDSLKQAGALSPKALRQVPLSDLAGYVHSSGYYNAKAKKLKALVEWLGNYEDSLEKAFSGNLDDKRNELLGIHGIGPETADSILLYAAGKPAFVIDAYTRRIAERIGIAPQRDTYDAYQRLFMSNLEQDTRLFNEYHALFVKLGKDVCRKKPLCSVCCLKEMCSYGREH